In Xiphophorus maculatus strain JP 163 A chromosome 9, X_maculatus-5.0-male, whole genome shotgun sequence, the genomic window CAGTATAGCTTAATACTAATCTGCTTTGTCTGTTCTAAAACcagttttaaattgtgttttggtATTGTTCTCTCCTTGGAACACAAAAGTGAAAAGTTAGAAAGTTCAACAGGAACCACCAAGGGGGAAGTCTACCATTAAATGAAAACCACCAGTGTAATGGTCACAGTGACacaagtttaacattttctgcttcCCTGGTGCATTGCCAAACAGTGTATGGGATAGTGAGGGACCTCTAAAGTTTTCATCTGAACAGCTAAGTAGTTGAAAGTTGGACACCTGTATGAACTTGTGTTCCAACAcgacaatgatccaaaacacacacCAAACCACTGGGTTTTGGAATAGATGCAGCTGGATAGTGTCTGGGCTCTctcttagagatagggtgagaagctcagtcatccgggagggactcagagtagagccgctgctccttcacatcgagaggagccagttgaggtggctcgggcatctggtcaggatgcctcctggatgcCTCCCTTGTGAGGTGtaccgggcacgtcccaccaggaggaggccccggggaagacccaggacacgctggagggactatgtctctcggctggcctgggaaagcctcgggattcccccggaggagctggaacaagtggctggggagaggaaagtctgggcctcccttctgaagctgctacccccacgACCTGACCTCGaataagcagaagaaaatggatggatggatggatggatgcagcTGGCTTATTTGAGCTTTGCTGGCTTAAAGGTAGACCAAGTCTATGCCAAGAAACAAgtccatttaaattaaatggcACTTCCAAAAAGAAATGGGGTCAAATATGTAGTCAGAATTATGCCAATCATTGACAATAAAACTGCCTACAAAACTGTGTGGAAGATGGGCATTTTGTTAAGGGACATTCATCAAAATCATTACTGAGagtaaatgtatatatttgagtctttatgtatgtatgattttgttttggtgtggATTAGAGACAATACACAAAAAACTGTGTACTGAGTGAGTTTCCACAATGAACTACTGACCGAACAGAAGTAGTTCTGAAGCTCTGCTCATGATCATCAAATATtcaggtttttgtgtttctgtattaGCAGGAAGAACTAACTTCATGatatttttcaccttttcaGACCATCATGGAAGGCAATGACGATGTGCGTCTGAACGCAGCGCAGCCGCAGAATAATGCTGAGGAGGGAAGAGGGGAAGTCCTTGGTAAAGTGGAAGACGGATCAAACCCTCTCACCAGTGACTCTTGTGATGGCAGCGTGACCAAAGGAGGGCTCTCTAACCATGTAGACGATCCTTCGCCCTCAGTGGTCGGTCCCGCCGCCGAGTCTCCTGGAGGAGTGGCCCTGAAAGTGGCCACCACCGTTCTCCACCCGGTGTGTCTGGGAGAGAGTCCACTGATGCTGCCCATCCACCTCCAGATGGCCGGAGCGGCCGCGCCTCAGCTTGGACAAATAGGGGCGGCGCCATTTTTGATAGCAGGCCAAAGCCCGGTGTCACTCCCATTGGTCCTGGACCAGCAGGTCATCCAGCACATGAGTCCCAACATCATCCCTCAAACCGCCACCTGTGCGCAGCTGCCCCTCCAGAACAATGTCCTGTGTCAGAATCCTCTGTCGTTCGGTTTGCCTCCGGCTATCGATCCAAAGGCAGCTGGACAGACACAGGAAGCCAACCTGCTGTCCCTCCTGCAAAATCCGGCGTTCGCAGCCATCCTGCAGGATCTTTTCCCTCCCCAAGCAGGATCTTCTGCCTGTCAGTCCCCAGGCTCTGCCTTTTTcccccttcctcctctcccACCTCCCTACACCTCCCCTTTGGCTCCTCTGGTTCCACCTGCCACTCTCCTAGTCCCCTATCCCGTGATCATTCCCCTCCCAGTGCCTCTGCCTGTCCCTCTCCCCATTCCGATCCCCATTGCTCAAAGCGAGGACTCGAAAGGGAGCATGCCAAAACCAGTTTG contains:
- the rai2 gene encoding retinoic acid-induced protein 2, which produces MEGNDDVRLNAAQPQNNAEEGRGEVLGKVEDGSNPLTSDSCDGSVTKGGLSNHVDDPSPSVVGPAAESPGGVALKVATTVLHPVCLGESPLMLPIHLQMAGAAAPQLGQIGAAPFLIAGQSPVSLPLVLDQQVIQHMSPNIIPQTATCAQLPLQNNVLCQNPLSFGLPPAIDPKAAGQTQEANLLSLLQNPAFAAILQDLFPPQAGSSACQSPGSAFFPLPPLPPPYTSPLAPLVPPATLLVPYPVIIPLPVPLPVPLPIPIPIAQSEDSKGSMPKPVCTVNKSTQTSSRDTTSPFLSSKKCTPHPQPQNASLSSPPLEEGQVLDLSVRACPIEPKQEYPSPQQDNVLDLSVPGVRKKCVQSERKVALESGQGATNASLSLGVECTPGLDSKLLGSLTSLEFSRQHKWLVDTGVAGSSSLSQEASLGGAGNLEIVSTSQTAKVIVSVKDAIPAILCGKIKGLSGVSTKNFSIKRDGSQGASLQQLYAMPSSSHGEQDPNNPHKKVTKNRAIKLKKVSSQEIHFLPIKKQRLAALLPRK